In the genome of Nonomuraea sp. NBC_00507, the window CGGGCCGACTTCCGGGTGCTTGATGGTCTTGCGTCTGGACGGGTCGCTCAGGGGCGGTGGGGTCTCGGCGTCCCAGAGTTCGGCGAAGCGCGGGCTGCCGGAGGCCAGGTCGGCGATCAAGCGTCGCAGGGCGCGGTCGGCGGGGTAGCGCGAGGCCGTCAGGCGCAGGTCGGCCACGAGCCGGGCCTCGTGCTCGGCCTGCTCCTGCCGGGTGTGCACGACCCGCGAGGGCAGGCGGGCGACGTTGCGCCAGACGGCGTTGCGTTCCAGGCCGCGCCACGTGGTCGTCTCGCCCATGAGCGCGTCGTAGGGCGCGTTGGCCAGCACGAGCGTCCAGCTGGCGTCGTACACGACAACCGGGGTGTGCGACAGCCGGTCGAGCAGCCGTTGCACGCTCGGGGGGATCCGCGACGGCACGACGTCCGGGCCGGGCGCGGCGTGCCCGGCCAGCCGGTAGAGCAGGTCGCGTTCGGCGTCGGACAGGCGCAGCGCCCGAGCCAGCGACTCCACCACCTGCGCCGACGGCGCGGTCGCGCGCCCCTGCTCGAGGCGGGTCAGGTAGTCGGCCGAGATTCCGGCGAGCGCGGCCAGCTCCTCACGGCGCAACCCGCTGGCCCGGCGTCGGCGGCCCACCGGCACGCCAACGGTCTCAGGTGCCACCCGGTCGCGCCAGCGGCGTACCGTCCGGCCGAACTCCCACGCTTCCATGCGCTCCAGTCTGCGCGAGCCCGCACCGGGTTGTCCTGGCCCTGGCAGTCCTACGAAAACCGAACGACTGCCTGCGGCCCGGCCGAACCCGCAGGCTGGGGCCATGACCGAACCCGGAACTGTTCTGATCACCGGCCCGACCCGCAACCTGGGCCGCCACGCCGTGCTGGCCATGGCCGGCCGCCAGCAGGGGCAGCGACCCGACCTGCTGCTGGTCGGCCGCGCCGGACGGGACCTGACCGCGGTCGCCGACGAGGCCCGCGCGCGCGGCGCCCGCGTCCGCGAGATCGGCTGTGACCTGTCGCGCCTGGCCGACGTACGTGCCGCCGCGGCCACCGTGCGCGACCTGCTCGCGACCGGCACCGTTCGGCCGCTGCGCGCGCTGGTCGCCAACGCCGGCGCCATGTCGGCCGACACCCGGCGGGCCTCGCCCGACGGCTACGAGATGACTTTCGCTGTCAACTACCTCGCCCATGCCCAGCTCATCGGTGACCTGCTTGGCTCGTTCACCGCCCCGGCGCGGGTCGTGCTGCTCGGCTCGAACACCTATCACGCCAACTTATGG includes:
- a CDS encoding helix-turn-helix transcriptional regulator, translated to MASTAWRPRLRVGPVIRTVPGSVMAPACGFGRAAGSRSVFVGLPGPGQPGAGSRRLERMEAWEFGRTVRRWRDRVAPETVGVPVGRRRRASGLRREELAALAGISADYLTRLEQGRATAPSAQVVESLARALRLSDAERDLLYRLAGHAAPGPDVVPSRIPPSVQRLLDRLSHTPVVVYDASWTLVLANAPYDALMGETTTWRGLERNAVWRNVARLPSRVVHTRQEQAEHEARLVADLRLTASRYPADRALRRLIADLASGSPRFAELWDAETPPPLSDPSRRKTIKHPEVGPITLDCDTLFVALDDLRITVYTAAPGTEDADRLALAVVLGTQSLSQVGVQGPRLDGV